Proteins co-encoded in one Coxiella burnetii genomic window:
- a CDS encoding AsmA family protein has protein sequence MTKGPFMRTFIKILVSVVAALLLVSTISVVVLTKLVNPNDYKDRIDHYVYNQTGRHLMLKGNVGWSFIPWLGVDLKQVELSNPVGFQGENLANIGEIKIKVRFWPLLMGRVELDKITLDKATINLIKNKNGKDNWAQWSHSAVTKNNSKNTADNNKKMTAPVTELKIAGINVCNTTINLINQKSSSTTSLKKINLTTGPIGNAVNFPVSMQFTLASNQSKNTFNATLTADADLNFQQSNYRLSNIKFNGTLLRPTLPPVPVNIVTNLTANLNQQNISISPLNSKLTNMQLNGKIEINQLQTTPRLSIKLGTANTDLKQLLTTLRGTSPLTGQLSFDTVLTTSGNSKEDFLSHLNGSGKFAVQNGTILGININEFLAQANALLTHRSAPRLKNSKTTAFSNLTGTYLVKNGILNNNDLKMNAAPITAKGLGAINLVNNRINYTLTAAYTKSGAPPQFEVPILIHGTVNSPTIRPDFSALASKILTNEIEKKVKQYTGGIKKLNLNNFFH, from the coding sequence ATGACGAAGGGCCCTTTTATGCGTACTTTTATCAAAATTCTAGTCAGCGTGGTTGCAGCCTTACTTCTGGTATCCACTATCTCAGTTGTAGTCTTGACCAAGCTTGTAAACCCCAACGACTATAAAGATCGTATTGACCACTACGTGTATAACCAAACGGGCCGTCATTTAATGTTGAAAGGCAACGTGGGATGGTCTTTCATCCCGTGGTTGGGCGTTGACCTTAAGCAAGTTGAATTGAGCAATCCCGTCGGTTTTCAGGGTGAAAATTTAGCGAACATTGGAGAAATTAAAATCAAAGTACGCTTCTGGCCTCTTTTAATGGGCCGCGTTGAATTGGATAAAATTACGCTGGATAAAGCCACCATTAATTTGATTAAAAATAAAAACGGGAAAGACAATTGGGCGCAATGGAGTCATTCAGCTGTCACCAAAAACAATTCTAAAAATACAGCCGATAATAATAAAAAGATGACGGCTCCGGTTACCGAATTAAAAATCGCTGGTATTAATGTTTGTAATACAACTATTAATTTAATTAATCAAAAATCGTCTTCAACGACTTCTTTAAAAAAGATAAATTTAACAACCGGCCCTATTGGAAATGCTGTTAATTTCCCTGTGTCAATGCAATTTACCTTAGCTTCGAATCAATCCAAAAATACATTCAATGCGACTCTTACTGCTGATGCTGATTTAAACTTTCAACAGTCTAATTACCGTCTCTCTAACATAAAGTTTAACGGTACTCTCCTGCGACCTACCTTACCGCCAGTGCCTGTCAATATTGTTACCAACTTAACCGCGAATCTCAATCAACAAAATATCTCTATCTCTCCGCTCAATTCAAAATTAACAAATATGCAGCTAAATGGAAAAATAGAAATTAATCAACTACAAACGACTCCTAGGCTATCCATTAAATTAGGAACCGCAAACACCGATTTAAAGCAACTGCTTACCACGTTGCGAGGAACCTCTCCTTTAACAGGTCAACTCTCTTTTGATACGGTATTAACCACTTCAGGTAACTCTAAAGAGGATTTTTTAAGTCATTTAAATGGAAGCGGTAAATTTGCCGTTCAGAATGGGACTATTTTGGGTATTAATATTAATGAGTTTCTTGCACAAGCCAACGCGTTATTAACTCATCGATCAGCGCCTCGATTAAAAAATTCTAAGACAACAGCCTTTTCAAATTTGACAGGAACTTATCTCGTTAAAAATGGGATTCTAAATAACAACGATCTCAAAATGAACGCGGCCCCAATCACCGCGAAGGGACTTGGCGCGATAAATTTGGTGAACAATCGCATCAATTACACGCTAACCGCAGCGTACACAAAATCGGGCGCCCCTCCTCAGTTCGAAGTGCCTATTCTCATCCATGGGACGGTTAATTCACCGACTATTCGACCCGATTTTTCGGCCCTGGCTAGTAAAATATTAACCAATGAAATTGAGAAAAAAGTAAAGCAATACACTGGCGGAATTAAAAAACTAAATTTAAATAATTTCTTTCATTAA
- the mutY gene encoding A/G-specific adenine glycosylase — translation MDSKQFAQGVLRWFDRYGRHDLPWQKKLTPYRVWVSEIMLQQTQVSTVIPYFERFIKRFPTVGALALAPLDEILAHWSGLGYYARARNLHRAAQIIHVTYHGRFPSTVETLSSLPGIGRSTAGAVLSLGMHQYAVILDGNVKRVLARYNALDVPINQQVGINILWSLAEKYTPKNRCWDYNQAMMDIGAMICTRTKPKCSLCPLKSSCKAHRLSQQMNFPIKKAKTARAQKAAYLLLLRNSRGEILLEKRPPTGIWGGLWSFPQCPIEEDIDKWCQTKLGFEAVICERWNSIFHQFSHFEFEIKPVLLQIETRQPRMMECPPQIWYKEHSALPGGIAAPVARLLKQLTQQTAVL, via the coding sequence ATGGATTCTAAACAATTTGCACAAGGGGTATTACGCTGGTTTGACCGCTATGGCCGCCATGACCTTCCTTGGCAAAAAAAACTAACCCCCTATCGCGTATGGGTGTCTGAAATCATGTTGCAGCAAACGCAGGTTTCAACAGTCATCCCTTATTTTGAGCGGTTTATTAAACGATTTCCCACCGTAGGAGCTCTTGCGTTAGCCCCGCTTGATGAAATTCTCGCCCATTGGTCAGGCTTGGGCTATTACGCCCGTGCGCGTAACTTACATCGCGCGGCTCAAATTATCCATGTGACTTATCATGGCCGCTTTCCTTCAACCGTAGAAACCTTATCCAGCCTACCCGGCATCGGCCGCTCAACCGCCGGCGCTGTTTTATCGTTAGGGATGCATCAGTACGCTGTTATTTTAGACGGTAACGTCAAGCGGGTTCTTGCACGTTACAATGCTCTTGATGTTCCAATTAATCAACAGGTTGGAATTAATATCTTATGGAGCTTAGCTGAAAAATATACCCCAAAAAACCGCTGTTGGGATTACAATCAAGCTATGATGGATATCGGTGCGATGATTTGTACGCGAACGAAGCCCAAGTGTTCGTTGTGTCCGTTAAAATCGAGTTGCAAAGCTCATCGTCTGTCACAACAAATGAATTTTCCTATTAAAAAAGCTAAAACTGCACGGGCGCAAAAAGCGGCTTATTTATTATTGCTTCGAAACTCCCGGGGAGAAATTTTACTTGAAAAACGCCCTCCCACCGGAATTTGGGGAGGATTATGGAGCTTTCCGCAGTGCCCCATTGAAGAGGATATTGATAAGTGGTGCCAAACCAAACTCGGTTTTGAAGCCGTTATCTGCGAACGATGGAATTCTATTTTCCATCAGTTCAGCCACTTTGAATTCGAAATCAAACCCGTTTTATTACAAATCGAAACAAGACAGCCTCGAATGATGGAATGCCCCCCCCAGATTTGGTATAAAGAACACTCAGCGCTACCGGGCGGTATTGCCGCCCCGGTAGCCCGTTTATTGAAACAATTAACTCAACAGACTGCTGTGTTATGA
- a CDS encoding CBU_0937 family porin encodes MTSKLVISALGLCVSGALSTTLASTPATTNQQITKRIDYLQAQINELRTQQKKERQKKKAPYRKCSKKSCKYHSSRLSIGPYLHKTPAFDGSDLIINVPTVREDARLLLLQHQLEEECRALGVPLPEMPRVVFSGKLEGQTSYGSTYAGSRNANINFSGAEFDTYVQANPWVSGYMALDYDPDELADGSRVFMNRAFIMIGNLSRFPFYTSIGQVYVPFGRYSSMMITTPVTQALGRTRARAITLGYQQTGNNALHAELYGYQGLTNNFSRSNHNDQWGTDVGYEFSNGDRVSGEIGASFISNLADSQGMQATAFLDNETLRHRVSALGVYGSLAIKPVVFIAEYISALKSFDINDVNFANRGARPTAFHTEANYTFKTGSKPSSIGIGYGHTSQALGVGLPQDRYSVFYNVNIWKDTNFALEYRHDVNYTRNAISTGTNPTPAKVVADLGKSDNVVTAQFDLYF; translated from the coding sequence ATGACGTCCAAGCTGGTCATTTCCGCGTTGGGCCTATGCGTTTCTGGCGCATTAAGCACGACTCTAGCTAGTACCCCCGCTACCACTAATCAACAAATCACTAAACGTATCGATTACCTTCAGGCTCAAATTAATGAATTGCGCACTCAACAGAAGAAAGAGCGACAAAAGAAAAAAGCACCCTATCGAAAATGTTCTAAAAAATCGTGTAAATACCACTCTTCGCGCTTAAGTATTGGTCCTTACTTGCATAAAACACCCGCTTTCGACGGTTCTGATTTAATTATTAACGTTCCTACCGTTCGTGAAGATGCGCGTTTGCTTTTATTGCAACACCAATTGGAAGAAGAATGTCGTGCGTTAGGAGTGCCCCTTCCCGAAATGCCCCGTGTGGTTTTTAGCGGAAAGTTAGAAGGTCAAACTTCTTACGGGAGTACTTATGCAGGTTCAAGAAATGCCAATATTAATTTTAGCGGTGCTGAGTTTGACACTTATGTCCAAGCCAATCCTTGGGTATCGGGTTATATGGCTTTAGATTACGACCCTGATGAGCTTGCCGATGGTTCCCGCGTTTTTATGAATCGCGCTTTCATCATGATTGGGAATTTAAGCCGATTCCCCTTTTATACCAGCATCGGCCAAGTGTATGTTCCCTTTGGTCGCTATAGCAGCATGATGATCACTACCCCAGTGACTCAAGCGCTGGGTCGAACACGCGCCCGGGCGATAACGTTAGGCTATCAACAAACCGGCAACAATGCGTTACACGCGGAGTTGTATGGTTATCAAGGCCTCACGAATAATTTTTCCCGCAGTAATCACAATGATCAATGGGGAACTGATGTCGGGTATGAGTTTAGTAATGGCGACCGCGTTAGTGGTGAAATAGGCGCTAGCTTTATCTCTAACTTAGCAGATTCGCAAGGAATGCAGGCGACGGCATTTTTAGATAATGAAACATTGCGACACCGAGTATCGGCGTTGGGTGTTTACGGATCGTTAGCTATCAAGCCAGTGGTATTCATTGCAGAATACATTAGCGCTCTGAAGAGCTTTGATATCAATGATGTCAACTTTGCAAACCGAGGCGCTCGTCCAACCGCCTTTCATACTGAAGCAAATTACACGTTCAAAACCGGCTCAAAGCCGAGCTCCATTGGCATCGGTTACGGTCATACCAGCCAGGCATTGGGCGTTGGCTTGCCGCAGGATCGCTACAGTGTTTTCTACAATGTTAATATTTGGAAGGACACCAACTTCGCATTGGAATATCGTCACGACGTGAATTATACGCGCAATGCGATTTCCACAGGAACCAATCCAACTCCAGCCAAGGTCGTAGCTGATCTGGGTAAAAGCGATAACGTGGTAACGGCACAGTTCGATCTTTATTTTTAA
- a CDS encoding ABC transporter ATP-binding protein — MKALIIEDLKKTYKNHLQALKGISFSVEEGDFFALLGPNGAGKSTTIGIITSLVNKTSGKVFVYGHDIDHEFAAAKACIGIVPQEFNFNGFQTVLDIVLQQAGYYGISRQKTMPRAEKYLKQLGLWEKRNDMARSLSGGLKRRLMIVRALIHEPQMLILDEPTAGVDIEIRRSMWQFLQELNQGGRTIILTTHYLEEAEYLCRNIAIIDHGKIIENTTMSNILTKLDAERFILYLSRPLEEIPTVDGYQFWIQDTHTLEVEVPKARNLTVLLGQLQQRGIEVTRMRNKANRLEELFIKLTTAGK, encoded by the coding sequence TTGAAAGCACTAATAATCGAAGATTTAAAAAAGACTTATAAAAATCACCTTCAAGCCCTGAAAGGAATTAGCTTTTCGGTCGAGGAGGGTGATTTTTTCGCTTTGCTGGGTCCCAATGGGGCTGGTAAATCGACGACGATAGGTATCATTACTTCCTTAGTCAACAAAACCAGCGGGAAGGTATTCGTTTACGGTCATGATATTGACCATGAATTTGCGGCGGCAAAAGCTTGCATTGGTATCGTTCCTCAAGAATTCAATTTCAACGGATTTCAAACCGTTCTCGATATTGTGCTTCAACAAGCGGGTTACTACGGAATTTCGCGTCAAAAAACAATGCCGCGAGCCGAAAAATATTTAAAACAATTGGGGCTTTGGGAAAAACGCAATGATATGGCTCGCAGCCTTTCCGGTGGTCTCAAACGTCGTTTAATGATAGTGCGAGCACTTATTCACGAACCGCAGATGTTAATTTTGGATGAACCGACGGCTGGGGTGGACATCGAAATTCGTCGTTCAATGTGGCAATTTTTACAAGAACTCAATCAAGGAGGAAGAACCATTATTTTAACGACGCACTACCTGGAAGAAGCTGAATATTTATGTCGCAACATTGCGATTATTGACCATGGTAAGATTATTGAAAATACCACCATGTCAAATATTTTAACCAAACTCGACGCTGAACGTTTTATCCTTTATCTCAGTCGACCGCTAGAGGAAATACCCACGGTTGATGGCTATCAATTTTGGATACAAGATACCCACACATTGGAAGTGGAGGTCCCAAAAGCCCGTAACCTGACCGTTTTATTGGGTCAATTGCAACAGCGCGGCATTGAAGTGACCCGCATGCGGAATAAGGCTAACCGATTAGAAGAATTATTTATCAAATTAACGACCGCGGGAAAATAA
- a CDS encoding RNA-binding protein, with protein sequence MSINSIIFTALVCFALILLIIAISMFGRGKDRLDDSSWKSDNNDQIYVGNLPYHVVENDLHQYFSRFGAIESVKIVRNFRTGRSKGYAFVTYVTPKQAVKALDAHGKDLQGRSLVVRIAKSREQQHAYT encoded by the coding sequence ATGTCAATAAATTCGATTATTTTTACGGCGTTAGTTTGTTTTGCTCTAATTCTCCTTATCATTGCCATTTCTATGTTTGGTCGAGGGAAAGATCGATTAGACGATTCGTCATGGAAAAGTGATAATAACGATCAAATTTACGTGGGTAATTTACCCTATCATGTAGTGGAAAACGATTTGCATCAATATTTTTCCCGTTTTGGGGCGATTGAATCTGTTAAAATTGTTAGAAATTTTCGTACGGGCCGTTCAAAAGGCTATGCGTTTGTGACGTACGTTACTCCAAAACAAGCCGTTAAAGCGTTAGACGCTCATGGCAAAGATTTACAAGGACGATCTTTAGTGGTTCGGATTGCTAAATCAAGAGAGCAGCAACACGCATACACGTAA
- a CDS encoding oxidative damage protection protein: protein MTRRIICQKLGKEADALNYSPYPGELGERIYNHISEQAWQAWLSHQTMLINEYRLSLIDPKARQFLEQEMINFLFGTGSEKPAGYTSEKE from the coding sequence ATGACTCGACGTATTATTTGTCAAAAATTAGGCAAAGAAGCCGATGCTCTTAACTATTCCCCCTACCCCGGCGAACTGGGTGAGCGCATTTATAACCATATTTCTGAACAGGCCTGGCAAGCCTGGTTGTCACACCAAACCATGCTTATTAACGAGTATCGCCTAAGCCTCATTGACCCTAAAGCCCGTCAATTCCTCGAACAGGAAATGATAAACTTCCTTTTTGGCACCGGAAGCGAAAAGCCAGCCGGCTACACCTCTGAAAAAGAGTAA
- the trmB gene encoding tRNA (guanosine(46)-N7)-methyltransferase TrmB has product MVFKEIFGNSSNVILEIGFGNGASLLAMAKSHPNLNYLGVEVYRPGIASLLLGLEKEGLTNLRIYQEDAVSVLKYSIPDDSLAGIHIFFPDPWPKKRHHKRRLIQADFVALMVQKLKPGGELYLATDWEDYALQMINVLSNFDSLKNKAGPGQFLFQNEHRVTTKFEKRGERLGYRIWDLGFVRLSPESRGQAAG; this is encoded by the coding sequence ATTGTTTTTAAAGAAATTTTTGGAAATTCTTCTAATGTCATCTTAGAAATTGGTTTTGGTAATGGAGCGTCGTTGCTTGCAATGGCGAAATCGCATCCAAACCTTAATTATTTGGGCGTTGAGGTTTATCGTCCCGGCATTGCTTCTCTTCTGTTGGGTCTGGAAAAAGAGGGTCTTACCAACCTTCGTATTTACCAGGAAGACGCTGTTTCGGTATTAAAATACAGTATCCCAGACGACTCATTAGCTGGCATTCATATTTTCTTTCCCGACCCTTGGCCCAAAAAGCGTCATCATAAACGCCGTTTGATTCAAGCTGATTTTGTGGCTTTGATGGTGCAAAAATTAAAGCCGGGTGGGGAATTGTATTTAGCAACTGATTGGGAAGATTACGCTTTGCAAATGATAAATGTGTTAAGTAATTTCGATAGCTTGAAAAATAAAGCGGGCCCGGGGCAGTTTTTATTTCAGAACGAGCATCGTGTGACGACCAAATTTGAAAAGCGGGGGGAGCGGCTGGGTTATCGGATTTGGGATTTAGGCTTTGTGCGATTATCACCTGAATCCCGCGGACAAGCCGCGGGATGA
- a CDS encoding outer membrane beta-barrel protein gives MKIVLALIATVAVGLGTESLAQGAAVEEESGLYTNGDLVGVKPKVTNLGSIDDGGIIYKAGGGYQFNKYFALEGNYTRFPNLKSGRVIPEKSNTEIYAAGKAIIPLKKGYNVFAKIGAAQVSITTVPGMEDVSGINLSNTHSEILPYGGLGVGYSVSQKVGFNLQFAGTPEGDNIPARYAVMGGLSYNF, from the coding sequence ATGAAAATAGTCTTAGCTCTGATTGCAACAGTAGCTGTGGGATTGGGCACAGAGAGCTTGGCCCAAGGGGCAGCTGTGGAAGAAGAGAGCGGATTATACACAAATGGAGATTTAGTCGGGGTAAAACCCAAGGTTACCAATCTCGGTTCTATCGACGACGGCGGTATAATTTACAAGGCCGGCGGGGGTTATCAGTTCAATAAATATTTTGCATTGGAAGGCAATTACACACGCTTTCCCAATCTCAAATCCGGTCGCGTTATTCCCGAAAAAAGCAATACGGAAATTTATGCAGCCGGAAAAGCTATCATCCCCTTAAAAAAGGGGTACAACGTGTTTGCAAAAATTGGAGCTGCTCAAGTCTCTATTACCACCGTTCCTGGTATGGAGGATGTTTCTGGCATTAATTTGTCAAATACCCACAGTGAAATTTTACCTTATGGTGGCTTGGGGGTTGGTTATTCGGTTTCTCAAAAAGTGGGATTCAATTTACAATTCGCAGGCACGCCTGAAGGCGATAACATTCCCGCTAGATACGCTGTGATGGGTGGTTTAAGTTACAATTTTTAA
- a CDS encoding ABC transporter permease, whose protein sequence is MAFKEERIAYQTIVVIELKRILRIWSQTILPPAITSILYFFIFGQIIGERVGTINGYKYIQFIAPGLIMMNIITSSYSSAVSAFFGAKFQHSIEELLVSPVSNITILLGYMSSGVLRGILVGIIVTLIALFFTHLHVHSIISILIAALLSACIFALAGLINAIYAKNFEGISIIPTFVLTPLTYLGGVFYPITLLPKFWQYVSYVNPVSYIIDNFRYGFLGIKDSYLTLSYFLMLSFIIILFSISYYLMEKGVGLRE, encoded by the coding sequence ATGGCTTTTAAAGAAGAAAGAATAGCTTATCAAACGATTGTCGTTATTGAATTGAAGCGGATTTTGCGCATTTGGTCACAAACCATATTGCCTCCGGCAATCACCAGCATTTTATATTTTTTTATTTTTGGTCAAATTATAGGAGAACGGGTTGGCACAATAAATGGTTATAAATATATTCAATTTATCGCTCCAGGCCTTATCATGATGAATATCATTACCAGTTCATATTCCAGCGCGGTATCTGCTTTCTTTGGAGCAAAATTCCAACACAGTATTGAAGAATTATTGGTGTCTCCGGTGTCTAATATAACCATTTTGTTGGGCTACATGAGCAGCGGCGTATTGCGAGGAATTTTGGTGGGAATCATCGTGACCCTAATTGCACTCTTTTTTACTCATTTGCACGTCCATTCAATTATCAGCATTCTGATTGCCGCCCTATTGTCAGCTTGTATTTTTGCTTTGGCGGGTCTTATTAATGCTATTTATGCCAAAAACTTTGAGGGCATTTCAATTATCCCCACTTTTGTGCTTACGCCTTTAACTTACCTCGGTGGGGTTTTTTATCCCATCACGCTCCTACCCAAATTTTGGCAATACGTTTCTTATGTAAACCCGGTCAGTTATATTATCGACAATTTTCGTTATGGGTTTTTGGGTATAAAAGACAGTTACCTCACCCTTTCTTATTTTTTAATGCTTAGTTTCATTATTATTTTGTTTAGTATTAGCTACTATCTTATGGAAAAAGGAGTGGGGCTGCGGGAGTAA
- the glpK gene encoding glycerol kinase GlpK produces the protein MKTGTHLLKFRGLMSSFILAIDQGTTSTRAILFNEEAKLVHYHHVEITQYFPQGGWVEHDPEEIWDSTLLCCRNVLEEASLRAADIAALGISNQRETTILWDRHTGQPLYRAIGWQDRRTVNFCEQLASQAGVLAKFVEKTGLILDPYFSCSKIKWILDNIKGAYEKAKRGELAFGTVDSYLLWKFTGGKCHATDATNASRTGLFNINQQRWDDELLTLFDIPKSLLPTVLDNCAQFGFTDLDLLGHKIPITAMIGDQQAAAVGQACIKPGMVKSTYGTGCFMLLNTGDQIIHSRNRLLATIAYRLNDTVTYGLEGSIFIAGAAVKWLRDPLHLIEKANDSESMASSVEDTGGVYLVPAFTGLGAPYWDPNARGALFGLTRNTQREHIVRAALEAVCYQSKDLVRAILNDGANLTTLRVDGGMAANNWLLQFLSDILGVNVDRSRCIESSALGTAFLAGLGAGLFDSLEEMTGLWQADRHFIPQMDPKKREELYDGWQKAVEKTLTPAAPLLFP, from the coding sequence TTGAAGACAGGGACTCATCTTTTAAAGTTTAGGGGGCTTATGAGTAGTTTTATTTTAGCGATTGATCAAGGTACAACAAGCACTCGCGCTATTCTTTTTAACGAAGAGGCCAAGCTTGTTCATTATCACCACGTTGAAATTACTCAATATTTCCCGCAAGGCGGCTGGGTGGAGCATGATCCCGAAGAAATCTGGGACTCGACCCTCCTTTGTTGCCGTAACGTACTTGAAGAAGCTTCTTTGCGTGCTGCCGATATTGCAGCCCTAGGCATTTCTAACCAACGCGAAACGACTATTTTGTGGGACCGCCACACTGGCCAGCCACTTTATCGTGCTATCGGCTGGCAAGATCGTCGAACCGTAAACTTTTGCGAGCAATTGGCTTCTCAAGCCGGGGTTCTGGCTAAGTTCGTTGAAAAAACAGGATTAATTCTAGATCCTTACTTTTCTTGTTCTAAAATTAAATGGATACTAGACAATATTAAAGGTGCTTATGAAAAAGCAAAACGCGGTGAGCTTGCTTTTGGCACCGTAGATTCTTATCTCTTATGGAAATTTACTGGCGGGAAATGCCACGCGACAGATGCCACTAACGCGTCACGAACGGGGCTATTTAATATTAACCAACAACGATGGGATGATGAATTATTAACGCTTTTTGACATTCCTAAATCGCTACTCCCCACCGTACTTGATAATTGCGCTCAATTTGGCTTCACCGATCTCGATCTTTTAGGTCATAAAATTCCAATAACCGCAATGATTGGCGATCAGCAAGCGGCTGCGGTTGGCCAAGCTTGTATTAAACCAGGAATGGTAAAAAGTACTTATGGGACGGGTTGCTTTATGCTGCTCAATACAGGCGATCAAATTATTCATTCAAGAAATCGACTGTTAGCTACCATTGCTTACCGTCTTAATGACACAGTGACTTATGGGCTCGAAGGCAGCATTTTCATTGCAGGTGCCGCAGTAAAATGGCTGCGAGATCCGCTTCACCTCATTGAGAAAGCGAACGATAGTGAAAGTATGGCCTCCAGTGTTGAGGATACCGGCGGGGTTTATTTAGTGCCTGCGTTCACCGGTTTGGGAGCACCTTACTGGGACCCCAACGCGCGGGGCGCTTTATTCGGTCTGACGCGCAACACCCAACGAGAGCATATTGTTCGCGCGGCTCTAGAAGCCGTGTGTTACCAGAGCAAAGACCTCGTTCGAGCGATATTAAATGACGGCGCGAATTTAACTACGCTTCGCGTTGATGGCGGCATGGCGGCCAATAATTGGTTATTACAATTTTTGTCTGATATTCTGGGCGTTAATGTGGATCGTTCGAGGTGCATTGAAAGCAGTGCGTTAGGGACAGCCTTTCTAGCTGGCTTAGGTGCGGGTCTTTTTGACTCATTAGAAGAGATGACGGGTTTATGGCAAGCCGATCGTCATTTTATCCCTCAAATGGACCCTAAAAAACGGGAAGAATTATACGATGGGTGGCAAAAAGCCGTTGAAAAGACCCTTACTCCCGCAGCCCCACTCCTTTTTCCATAA
- a CDS encoding rhodanese-like domain-containing protein, giving the protein MLETEKCTKIFLSFSLNSRRIIMNLSLTQDPQKAKEFFEKKMAFTTGPVEVSGMLKKNAKIQVVDVRAAEDYKKGHVPGAINLPSNEWEKAAEKLDKEKTNIIYCYSQVCHLAAKAAVKFAEQGFPVMEMEGGFKTWTEHKLETEK; this is encoded by the coding sequence TTGCTAGAAACAGAAAAATGTACCAAAATATTCTTATCTTTTAGTTTAAATTCAAGGAGGATTATTATGAACCTATCTTTAACCCAAGATCCGCAAAAGGCAAAAGAATTTTTTGAGAAAAAAATGGCTTTTACCACAGGGCCTGTAGAAGTTTCCGGAATGCTTAAAAAGAACGCAAAGATTCAAGTAGTCGACGTCCGCGCCGCCGAGGACTATAAAAAAGGCCACGTCCCCGGCGCTATTAATTTACCTTCTAATGAATGGGAAAAAGCCGCTGAAAAATTAGACAAAGAAAAGACGAATATTATTTATTGCTATTCACAAGTCTGCCACCTCGCCGCCAAAGCCGCGGTAAAGTTTGCCGAACAAGGCTTCCCCGTCATGGAAATGGAAGGCGGATTCAAAACCTGGACCGAGCACAAACTTGAAACCGAGAAATGA
- the rhuM gene encoding RhuM family protein codes for MPMKHKEIPNAVIYQAKSGKIAFRGDLERDTVWGNLQQIADLFGVQKSAISKHLKNLYKGGELEKKATVSILETVQMEGNRRIKRRLEYYNLDAILSVGYRVNSKEATQFRIWATKTLKQHLLQGYTIDKKRIAANYELFMRAVSDVKTLLPKSGEVKTEDVLELIHAFADAWVSLDAYDSENFPKEGATQKQVTFTAEELQKTLHGFKQELIAKMQATELFGKARTKDAIQGIIGNIFQSFGKKDLYSSVEEKAAHLLYFFVKNHPFVDGNKRSGAFAFVWFLRKAGLLRASLTSEALTALTLLVAESDPKDKNRIIGLTLLLLQHS; via the coding sequence TTGCCTATGAAACATAAAGAGATACCCAATGCTGTCATTTATCAAGCCAAAAGCGGAAAAATTGCCTTTCGTGGAGATTTGGAGCGGGATACCGTTTGGGGTAATTTACAACAAATCGCTGATTTGTTTGGCGTGCAAAAATCAGCTATCTCCAAGCATTTGAAAAACCTTTATAAGGGAGGTGAATTAGAGAAAAAAGCAACTGTTTCCATTTTGGAAACGGTTCAAATGGAAGGCAATAGGAGGATAAAACGACGACTGGAGTATTACAATTTAGATGCCATTCTTTCAGTCGGTTATCGTGTAAATTCCAAAGAGGCTACCCAATTCCGGATTTGGGCTACCAAGACCCTGAAGCAACATTTACTTCAAGGTTACACCATTGATAAGAAACGCATTGCTGCTAATTATGAGTTGTTCATGCGTGCGGTTTCGGATGTTAAAACTTTGTTACCAAAAAGTGGGGAGGTGAAAACAGAGGATGTACTTGAACTCATCCACGCCTTTGCAGATGCTTGGGTTTCCTTGGATGCCTATGATTCAGAGAATTTTCCTAAAGAGGGAGCAACCCAAAAGCAAGTCACTTTTACTGCCGAAGAATTGCAAAAAACGCTTCACGGTTTTAAGCAAGAATTAATTGCTAAAATGCAGGCGACGGAATTATTCGGGAAAGCACGAACTAAGGATGCCATTCAAGGAATTATTGGGAATATATTTCAGTCGTTTGGTAAGAAGGATCTTTATTCTAGCGTCGAGGAAAAAGCAGCACACCTTTTGTATTTTTTTGTAAAAAATCATCCCTTTGTCGATGGGAACAAGCGAAGCGGAGCATTTGCGTTTGTATGGTTCTTAAGAAAAGCAGGCCTATTGCGTGCAAGCCTTACGTCCGAGGCATTGACGGCATTAACGTTATTGGTGGCAGAAAGCGATCCAAAAGACAAAAATAGAATAATCGGATTGACATTGTTATTGTTACAGCACAGTTAA